One genomic region from Pecten maximus chromosome 5, xPecMax1.1, whole genome shotgun sequence encodes:
- the LOC117328155 gene encoding mitochondrial pyruvate carrier 1-like → MAGMTWGKYLMSTHFWGPVANWGLPIAAMMDLKKDPTMISGKMTTALCIYSMLFMRFAWKVQPRNMLLFACHATNETTQLVQLMRFTHHYYLKSPEDKHQASLQKPTE, encoded by the exons ATGGCTGGAATGACATGGGGCAAATACTTGATGAG CACA CATTTCTGGGGGCCTG TTGCCAACTGGGGCCTGCCAATAGCTGCTATGATGGACCTGAAGAAAGATCCAACAATGATCAGCGGTAAAATGACTACAG CCCTGTGTATATATTCCATGTTGTTTATGCGGTTTGCATGGAAAGTGCAGCCAAGGAACATGCTCCTGTTTGCCTGTCATGCAACAAATGAAACTACACAGCTAGTACAATTAATGCGGTTTACACATCACTA TTACCTGAAGTCTCCGGAGGATAAGCACCAGGCATCTCTACAAAAGCCAACAGAATAG